The following proteins are encoded in a genomic region of Sorangiineae bacterium MSr12523:
- a CDS encoding Uma2 family endonuclease — translation MAQPAVTIQPSPKRPMTIEEWADMPEDEPGELVDGYLEEEEAPDFIHEAIVSWLFRVLANWLVPRGGRVFGSDAKYRLTERRGRKPDLAAYLPGSQLPGGRRAATRVPPDIAVEVVSPAARDRRRDRVEKTTEYAQFGVRYYWLIDPEARTLEILELGTDGRYVLALTAADGAVSSVPGCPELSLDLDALWADIDSLPQDEDEPAP, via the coding sequence ATGGCACAGCCTGCAGTTACCATCCAACCCTCGCCGAAGCGGCCGATGACCATCGAGGAGTGGGCCGACATGCCGGAGGACGAGCCGGGCGAGTTGGTCGATGGATACCTGGAGGAAGAAGAAGCGCCGGACTTCATTCACGAGGCTATCGTGTCATGGCTATTTCGAGTGCTAGCGAATTGGCTCGTTCCACGCGGCGGGCGCGTCTTCGGCTCCGACGCCAAGTACCGGCTCACGGAGCGTCGAGGACGAAAACCGGACCTGGCCGCGTACCTTCCCGGTAGCCAACTACCGGGCGGACGTCGCGCGGCGACGCGCGTCCCGCCGGACATCGCGGTCGAAGTCGTCTCACCGGCAGCTCGTGATCGGCGGCGGGACCGCGTCGAGAAGACCACCGAATATGCTCAATTCGGGGTCCGTTACTATTGGCTCATCGACCCGGAGGCACGCACCCTCGAGATCTTGGAGCTTGGCACGGATGGCCGCTACGTGTTGGCACTCACCGCCGCAGATGGCGCCGTGTCCTCGGTTCCGGGGTGCCCCGAGCTATCCCTCGACTTGGATGCCCTCTGGGCGGACATCGATAGCCTTCCCCAAGACGAAGACGAGCCCGCCCCCTAA
- the udk gene encoding uridine kinase, with protein MNAPPLVLGIAGGSGSGKSTIARAILKALPPGSGLLVEQDHYYRSQTHLPFEERERVNYDHPDALEMDLLARHLEALRAWTHIDRPTYDFSRHDRAPELTRVEPVPVIVVEGILVLADERLRAHFDVKLFVDTDADIRLMRRIRRDLEHRGRTFAQVRKQYYETVRPMHMAFVEPSKRFADIIVPEGGENRVALELLVSHVRARLARG; from the coding sequence ATGAATGCACCGCCTCTCGTTCTAGGCATTGCCGGTGGCTCGGGTTCCGGCAAGAGCACCATTGCGCGCGCGATTCTGAAGGCGCTGCCGCCCGGCTCGGGGCTCCTCGTGGAGCAAGACCATTATTACCGTTCGCAGACGCACCTGCCTTTCGAGGAGCGCGAGCGGGTCAATTACGATCATCCCGACGCGCTCGAGATGGATCTTCTCGCGCGCCATTTGGAAGCGCTGCGCGCGTGGACGCACATCGATCGACCGACGTACGATTTCTCGCGCCACGATCGCGCCCCCGAGCTGACGCGGGTCGAGCCCGTGCCGGTCATCGTGGTGGAGGGCATTCTGGTGCTCGCCGACGAGCGCCTGCGGGCGCACTTCGACGTGAAGCTCTTCGTCGACACCGACGCGGACATTCGCTTGATGCGCCGCATCCGCCGCGATCTCGAGCACCGTGGCCGTACTTTCGCGCAAGTGCGAAAGCAGTATTACGAGACCGTGCGCCCCATGCACATGGCCTTCGTCGAGCCGTCCAAGCGCTTTGCCGACATCATCGTGCCCGAGGGCGGCGAGAACCGCGTCGCCCTGGAGCTCCTCGTGAGCCACGTCCGCGCGCGCCTCGCGCGGGGGTGA
- the hemC gene encoding hydroxymethylbilane synthase → MRLVYATRKSALALAQCRAVVAQLKAIHPNVDFVEEQVVTSGDKIQDRPLSEIGGKGLFVKEIEERLLDERADFAVHSIKDVPGIVPPGLALVCVPRREDPRDVLVAPRHGGLEALPSGARVGTSSLRRMVALKAARPDLNVVPLRGNVDTRLRKVDAGEVDAIVLARAGLVRLGLEARATEVLEPDVSIPAVGQGALGLESREEDEATRAYLAPLHDAETGICVAVERGVMIAVEGDCRTPIAAYAVRTESGRLHVRAFIARPDGSSCRKTERTLQWPTSEADAATLGQDIGHHLLAQIS, encoded by the coding sequence ATGCGCCTGGTCTACGCCACCCGAAAATCCGCCCTTGCCCTCGCGCAGTGCCGCGCCGTCGTGGCGCAGCTCAAAGCGATTCACCCCAACGTCGACTTCGTGGAGGAGCAAGTCGTCACCAGCGGGGACAAAATTCAGGACCGCCCGCTGTCGGAAATTGGAGGCAAAGGGCTCTTCGTGAAGGAAATCGAGGAGCGCCTCCTGGACGAGCGGGCCGACTTCGCGGTGCACTCCATCAAAGACGTTCCCGGTATCGTGCCGCCCGGGCTCGCGCTCGTGTGCGTTCCCCGCCGCGAGGATCCGCGCGACGTGCTCGTGGCGCCGCGCCATGGCGGGCTCGAGGCGCTTCCGTCGGGGGCCCGCGTGGGTACGAGCAGCCTGCGGCGCATGGTGGCCCTCAAGGCGGCGCGGCCGGATTTGAACGTCGTCCCCTTGCGCGGCAATGTCGATACGCGGCTGCGCAAGGTCGACGCGGGCGAGGTCGATGCCATCGTGCTCGCCCGGGCGGGCCTGGTGCGACTCGGGCTGGAGGCGCGTGCGACCGAGGTGCTCGAGCCGGACGTGTCCATTCCGGCGGTGGGGCAGGGGGCGCTCGGCCTGGAGAGCCGCGAGGAAGACGAAGCGACGCGGGCCTACCTGGCGCCGCTGCACGACGCCGAGACGGGAATTTGCGTTGCTGTCGAGCGCGGCGTGATGATCGCCGTCGAGGGCGACTGCCGTACGCCCATCGCCGCGTACGCCGTTCGTACGGAAAGCGGGCGCCTTCACGTGCGCGCGTTCATCGCGCGGCCCGATGGATCGTCGTGCCGGAAGACTGAACGGACGCTCCAGTGGCCGACCTCGGAGGCGGACGCGGCCACCCTCGGGCAAGACATTGGTCACCATCTACTTGCCCAAATTTCGTAG
- a CDS encoding pyridoxal-phosphate dependent enzyme, with amino-acid sequence MSSLASEEAARLRVVPVRPVITDRPFAPVAKETAAIHQAFFDDIRPLAARFPTAHLREVTVVRAADLDARVDASGQTRVWYAVESLQQTGSFKVRGALVAIDACIKRAGGSAGLHVVAASAGNHGAAMAYAASVLGVRATIVVPKGAPAAKCERIARFGVDLRFGPTPHYDDAESMAISMAEAEGLPFISPYNDLNVIAGNGGSLGYELARVLGHVPEHVLLPFGGGGLATGVAWALADAAGETPGQVPRVWGVQSDVSPVMADALERGEAIERFIPQGPSLADGLSGGIPDDAFVRARSAIGGVMVVTEHAIAQAMHYVYRDLGLLVEGSSAVALAPLLLPSRERVASALGVRGGDLVVLLTGRNVDRSTWERAVEPFAAVTNR; translated from the coding sequence ATGTCCTCGTTAGCCTCCGAGGAAGCGGCACGCTTGCGCGTGGTGCCGGTTCGTCCGGTCATCACCGATCGTCCTTTTGCACCGGTCGCCAAGGAAACGGCGGCGATCCATCAGGCCTTCTTCGACGACATCCGACCCCTCGCGGCGCGCTTTCCCACGGCGCACCTGCGCGAGGTCACCGTGGTGCGTGCGGCCGATCTGGATGCGAGGGTCGATGCCTCGGGCCAGACGCGCGTGTGGTACGCGGTGGAGTCGCTGCAGCAGACCGGGAGCTTCAAGGTTCGCGGTGCACTGGTGGCCATCGATGCGTGCATCAAGCGCGCGGGCGGCAGCGCCGGGTTGCACGTGGTGGCGGCGAGTGCAGGTAACCACGGTGCGGCCATGGCCTATGCGGCCTCGGTCCTCGGCGTCCGCGCGACCATCGTCGTCCCCAAGGGCGCGCCCGCGGCGAAGTGCGAGCGCATCGCGCGCTTCGGGGTGGACCTGCGCTTCGGGCCGACGCCGCATTACGACGACGCGGAATCGATGGCGATCTCGATGGCCGAGGCCGAGGGCCTTCCGTTCATCTCGCCGTACAATGATTTGAATGTCATCGCCGGCAACGGAGGCTCGCTCGGCTACGAGCTGGCGCGGGTGCTGGGGCACGTGCCCGAGCATGTGCTTTTGCCCTTCGGTGGCGGCGGGCTCGCGACCGGGGTGGCGTGGGCGCTGGCCGATGCCGCGGGGGAGACGCCGGGTCAGGTGCCGCGTGTGTGGGGCGTGCAGAGCGATGTGTCGCCGGTGATGGCCGATGCCCTGGAGCGCGGCGAGGCGATCGAGCGCTTCATTCCGCAGGGCCCCTCGCTCGCCGATGGGCTCTCGGGCGGCATTCCGGACGACGCCTTCGTGCGCGCGCGCTCGGCGATTGGTGGCGTCATGGTGGTGACGGAGCATGCCATCGCACAGGCGATGCACTACGTTTATCGCGACTTGGGATTGCTCGTGGAGGGCAGCTCGGCGGTGGCACTCGCGCCGCTGTTGCTGCCGTCGCGCGAGCGTGTGGCCTCGGCTCTTGGTGTGCGCGGCGGCGATTTGGTCGTGCTCCTCACGGGCCGCAACGTGGATCGGTCGACGTGGGAACGCGCGGTTGAACCCTTTGCTGCAGTAACGAATCGATGA